One Candidatus Binatia bacterium DNA window includes the following coding sequences:
- a CDS encoding cytochrome c oxidase subunit 1: MEEARVHYLNVSYGVRSWLLSTDHKRIALLYLVTITAMFALGGLFAVAIRLELLTPGPDLVEADTYNKLFTMHGILMIFFFLIPSIPAVLGNFLLPMMIGARDLAFPRLNLLSWYVYLAGAAFTLWAALTGGVDTGWTFYTPYSSAFSNTKVVATAVGIFVTGFSSILTGLNFIVTVHTMRAPGLTWFRLPLFVWAHYATSLIMVLGTPVLAVTLALVGMERAFGVGIFDPALGGDPILFQHLFWFYSHPAVYIMVLPAMGVVSEIVACFSRKGIFGYPFIAFSSLAIALVGFLVWGHHMFVSGQSVYAGMIFSLLSFAVAIPSAVKVFNWTATLYRGSVSFEAPMLYALGFIGLFTIGGLTGLFLASTGLDVHVHDTYFVVAHFHYIMVGGAIMGYLGGLHFWWPKISGRMYPENWARVAAIVVFAGFHLTFFPQFVLGYLGMPRRYHVYPPEFQVLNVLSTAGASILALGYVLPLLYFTWSMRYGEKASSNPWRATGLEWTTPSPPPPENFPEIPVVEEEPYAYPLPEASGV, from the coding sequence ATGGAAGAGGCACGCGTGCACTATCTCAACGTCTCTTACGGCGTCCGCTCGTGGCTCCTCTCGACGGACCACAAACGGATCGCGCTTCTCTACCTGGTGACCATCACGGCCATGTTCGCCCTGGGGGGGCTTTTCGCCGTGGCGATCCGACTCGAGCTCCTCACGCCGGGTCCCGACCTCGTCGAGGCGGACACCTACAACAAGCTCTTCACGATGCACGGGATCCTGATGATTTTCTTCTTCCTGATTCCCTCGATCCCGGCCGTTCTCGGGAACTTCCTCTTGCCGATGATGATCGGGGCCCGGGACCTCGCCTTCCCGCGGCTGAACCTCCTGAGCTGGTACGTGTACCTCGCCGGCGCCGCGTTCACGCTCTGGGCGGCGCTCACCGGCGGGGTGGACACGGGCTGGACCTTCTACACGCCTTACAGCTCCGCGTTCTCGAACACGAAGGTCGTGGCCACGGCCGTGGGGATCTTCGTCACGGGTTTTTCCTCGATCCTCACGGGCCTCAACTTCATCGTCACCGTCCACACGATGCGGGCTCCGGGCCTCACCTGGTTCCGCCTCCCGCTGTTCGTCTGGGCACACTACGCGACGAGCCTCATCATGGTGCTCGGCACCCCCGTCCTGGCCGTGACGCTGGCGCTCGTCGGAATGGAGCGTGCGTTCGGCGTGGGGATTTTCGACCCCGCGCTCGGAGGGGACCCGATCCTTTTCCAGCACCTTTTCTGGTTCTACTCGCACCCTGCCGTCTACATCATGGTCCTTCCCGCGATGGGCGTGGTGAGCGAAATCGTGGCGTGCTTTTCCCGGAAGGGCATTTTCGGGTACCCCTTCATCGCGTTCTCGAGCCTCGCCATCGCGCTCGTGGGGTTCCTCGTCTGGGGGCACCACATGTTCGTGAGCGGGCAGTCCGTCTACGCGGGGATGATCTTCTCGCTGCTGAGTTTCGCGGTGGCGATCCCCTCGGCCGTGAAGGTCTTCAACTGGACGGCCACGCTCTACCGGGGATCGGTGTCCTTCGAGGCTCCGATGCTCTACGCACTGGGTTTCATCGGGCTTTTCACGATCGGAGGCCTGACGGGCCTTTTTCTCGCGTCCACGGGGCTCGACGTCCACGTGCACGACACGTACTTCGTCGTGGCACACTTCCACTACATCATGGTCGGAGGGGCCATCATGGGTTACCTCGGCGGGCTCCACTTCTGGTGGCCGAAGATCTCGGGGCGGATGTATCCGGAGAACTGGGCGCGCGTCGCGGCCATCGTCGTCTTCGCGGGTTTCCACCTGACGTTCTTCCCGCAGTTCGTCCTCGGGTACCTCGGCATGCCCCGGCGCTACCACGTCTATCCGCCGGAGTTCCAGGTCCTCAACGTGCTCTCGACGGCCGGTGCGTCCATCCTGGCGCTGGGTTACGTCCTGCCGCTCCTCTATTTCACGTGGTCCATGCGCTACGGCGAGAAAGCGAGCTCGAACCCCTGGCGGGCGACCGGGCTCGAGTGGACGACTCCTTCGCCGCCTCCACCGGAAAATTTCCCGGAAATCCCGGTCGTCGAAGAAGAACCGTACGCGTACCCCCTCCCGGAGGCGTCGGGTGTCTGA
- a CDS encoding cytochrome c oxidase subunit III has protein sequence MSEAAAVPHQFADERQRQTAVSLGMWVFLVTEVMFFGGVFAAYAVYRASFPEAFAEASGHLARGLGALNTVVLLTSSLTMALAVDAARRGSRPGVALFLFLTAALGAVFLGVKVVEYAHKFEEALVPGVAFRFEGHDPRRAALFFSLYFAMTGIHALHMVVGVSLLLVFLARVLSGRPPSPVQVETLGLYWHFVDIVWIFLFPLLYLVSHG, from the coding sequence GTGTCTGAAGCCGCGGCCGTACCCCACCAGTTCGCCGACGAACGTCAGAGGCAGACCGCCGTATCGCTCGGGATGTGGGTTTTCCTCGTGACCGAGGTGATGTTTTTCGGGGGCGTTTTCGCCGCCTATGCCGTCTACCGCGCCTCCTTCCCGGAGGCGTTCGCCGAGGCGAGCGGTCATCTGGCGCGGGGACTCGGTGCGCTCAACACCGTCGTCCTTCTCACGAGCAGTCTCACGATGGCACTGGCCGTGGACGCGGCACGCAGGGGAAGCCGGCCGGGTGTCGCTCTTTTTCTCTTCCTTACGGCGGCTCTCGGGGCGGTGTTTCTCGGGGTCAAGGTGGTGGAATACGCGCACAAGTTCGAAGAGGCCCTCGTCCCGGGCGTCGCCTTTCGCTTCGAGGGGCACGACCCCCGCCGGGCCGCGCTTTTCTTTTCTCTCTACTTCGCGATGACCGGGATCCACGCCCTGCACATGGTCGTGGGTGTCTCCCTCCTCCTCGTGTTTCTCGCACGCGTTCTCTCGGGCCGTCCTCCTTCTCCCGTTCAGGTGGAGACGCTCGGCCTCTACTGGCACTTCGTCGACATCGTGTGGATCTTCCTCTTTCCGCTTCTCTACCTGGTGTCGCACGGATAG